From the Pedobacter cryoconitis genome, one window contains:
- a CDS encoding Gfo/Idh/MocA family oxidoreductase, with protein MQPEEPNSRRNFIKKTAVGLAVFSIVPRYVLGGNGFIAPSDKLTKAVIGVGGMGRNHFPYDGTQVVAICDVDKRHLALSLPMLDKGVKTFSDYRELIKLPEVDIVHIATPPHWHGIMAVDAANAGKDVWCEKPMTHSIGEGKRVMEAVQQHGRIFRLNTWFRFKDDFYGMGTPVKPIKKLVDSGLLGWPLKVTVSKHTGFDWKFYWVGKDNLPVEAVPAELDYEAWLGPAQYKPYSTHRVHQTFRGYWDYDGGGLSDMGQHYIDPIQYFLGKDDTSPVSVEIDAPQQHTDAVGTWRRITYTYADGCQIILDGEGKDTNVPYIEGPKGKLYPGFKSDIPDLERKLASFPDPAPQLTDFTQAVKTRQQFALNEQNGHRSCNIINIGLIALRLGRSLKFDPVKQVFIDDDAANRLINPVLRAPWTI; from the coding sequence ATGCAACCTGAAGAACCAAATTCAAGAAGAAACTTCATTAAAAAAACGGCTGTGGGACTGGCCGTATTCTCTATTGTCCCGAGATACGTCCTTGGCGGAAATGGATTTATAGCCCCAAGTGACAAACTAACTAAAGCTGTTATTGGTGTCGGTGGAATGGGCCGGAACCATTTTCCTTACGACGGTACGCAAGTAGTTGCAATTTGTGACGTTGATAAAAGGCATCTGGCTTTGTCTTTGCCAATGCTGGATAAAGGCGTAAAAACTTTTAGTGATTACAGGGAGCTGATCAAACTTCCTGAAGTAGATATTGTACATATTGCTACCCCTCCGCACTGGCATGGGATTATGGCTGTTGATGCAGCAAATGCCGGTAAAGATGTTTGGTGTGAAAAGCCGATGACCCATAGTATAGGCGAAGGAAAAAGGGTAATGGAAGCAGTACAGCAGCACGGCAGGATTTTCCGCCTGAATACCTGGTTCCGCTTTAAGGATGATTTTTATGGCATGGGAACCCCTGTAAAACCGATTAAGAAATTGGTTGATAGTGGACTGCTGGGCTGGCCTTTAAAAGTTACAGTAAGCAAGCATACCGGTTTTGACTGGAAATTTTACTGGGTAGGGAAAGATAATTTACCTGTAGAGGCTGTACCCGCAGAGCTGGATTATGAAGCCTGGCTGGGCCCTGCACAATATAAACCCTATAGCACGCATCGTGTACATCAGACTTTCCGGGGATACTGGGATTATGATGGAGGTGGATTAAGTGATATGGGACAACATTATATTGATCCGATACAGTATTTTCTGGGTAAGGATGACACCAGTCCGGTATCCGTAGAAATAGACGCACCGCAACAACATACTGATGCAGTGGGCACCTGGCGCAGAATTACTTATACTTACGCAGACGGCTGCCAGATCATTCTGGATGGCGAAGGAAAAGATACTAATGTACCTTATATCGAGGGCCCAAAGGGAAAACTCTATCCTGGATTTAAATCAGATATTCCTGATTTGGAAAGAAAGCTGGCCAGTTTCCCTGATCCTGCGCCGCAGCTGACTGATTTCACACAAGCGGTTAAAACCAGGCAGCAATTTGCATTAAATGAGCAGAATGGTCACCGGTCTTGTAATATCATTAATATTGGATTGATTGCTTTACGTTTAGGACGATCTCTGAAGTTTGATCCCGTAAAACAGGTATTTATAGACGATGATGCAGCTAACAGGTTAATCAACCCGGTTTTGCGTGCACCATGGACTATTTAA